A stretch of Spirochaetota bacterium DNA encodes these proteins:
- a CDS encoding sigma-70 family RNA polymerase sigma factor: MTFEEFYKKNKTLVYRLCRAKTNKDLAEESTSRAFVEVWKRWDKVSQMESPVAYTITIARNTVYKEYIKSRARICLGLNTIEDIADNKYTPEQQSIQSETLEQLWIGMNQLSSREQEIIILKDLEERSFQECSDILGLALNATKSLRHRAREKLTKILKNELGEIL, encoded by the coding sequence ATGACATTTGAAGAGTTTTATAAAAAAAATAAAACTCTTGTATATCGCCTATGCAGAGCTAAAACTAATAAAGATCTAGCAGAAGAAAGTACATCTAGAGCATTTGTAGAAGTTTGGAAACGTTGGGATAAAGTTTCTCAAATGGAGTCACCCGTTGCCTATACTATAACAATAGCACGAAATACAGTTTATAAAGAATATATAAAATCACGTGCTAGAATTTGTTTAGGATTAAATACTATTGAAGACATTGCTGATAATAAATATACTCCCGAACAACAAAGTATACAATCTGAAACGCTAGAACAACTATGGATAGGAATGAATCAACTTTCATCAAGAGAACAAGAGATTATTATATTAAAAGATTTAGAAGAACGTTCTTTCCAAGAATGCTCTGATATATTAGGATTGGCTCTCAATGCAACCAAATCACTACGACACAGAGCAAGAGAAAAATTAACAAAAATACTAAAAAATGAACTAGGAGAAATATTATGA